In a genomic window of Pangasianodon hypophthalmus isolate fPanHyp1 chromosome 1, fPanHyp1.pri, whole genome shotgun sequence:
- the zbtb14 gene encoding zinc finger and BTB domain-containing protein 14 has product MSETLKYVDDEHKTIFLKILNEQRLEGEHCDIAVVVEDVKFRAHRCVLAACSNYFKKLFKKHEVDSSSVIEIDFIRSDIFEEVLNYMYTAKISVKKKDVNLMMSSGQILGIRFLDKLCSQKRDMSSEEKNDHKNAKYPYDLVKIGLQPEEPQLNQDNDVQVIGDQDDTPSDDIVEEPQGNHDLDKSPNSDLRVEEATSLLKELTQEEVHKVACYDQDVEAMDTEPKELAAHTQTLAFADSMGDVKDEQAPGWSMATADMKLEYLLYGHRDQFACQVCGKTFVDENRLRKHEKLHSAERPFICERCTKAFTTQAHLKEHLKIHTGFKPYRCEDCGKSFIRAPDLKKHERVHSNERPFNCHMCEKAFKHKSHLKDHERRHRGEKPFRCSSCTKAFAKASDLKRHENNMHSERKQLSANSLQSETEQLQAAAMAAEAEQQLESIACS; this is encoded by the coding sequence atgtcaGAAACTTTGAAATATGTGGATGATGAACACAAAACTATTTTCCTGAAGATTTTGAACGAGCAGCGACTAGAAGGCGAGCACTGTGACATAGCTGTGGTGGTCGAAGACGTTAAGTTCAGGGCACATCGATGTGTGTTAGCAGCTTGCAGCAATTACTTCAAAAAGCTTTTTAAGAAGCACGAGGTGGACAGCTCCTCGGTCATCGAGATTGACTTCATCCGCTCGGACATCTTCGAAGAGGTGCTGAACTACATGTACACAGCCAAGATTTCAGTTAAGAAGAAAGATGTCAATTTAATGATGTCATCTGGACAAATACTCGGAATACGTTTTTTGGACAAGCTCTGCTCTCAGAAACGCGACATGTCCTCTGAGGAGAAAAATGACCATAAAAATGCCAAATATCCCTACGACCTTGTGAAAATCGGGCTCCAACCGGAGGAGCCCCAGTTAAATCAAGACAATGATGTCCAGGTCATTGGGGACCAGGACGACACTCCATCTGACGATATCGTGGAGGAACCTCAAGGCAATCACGATCTAGATAAATCACCCAACAGTGACCTGCGAGTGGAGGAAGCCACTTCACTTTTGAAAGAGCTAACCCAGGAGGAAGTACACAAAGTTGCCTGCTATGATCAGGATGTGGAAGCAATGGACACTGAGCCCAAAGAGCTTGCGGCTCACACCCAGACCCTTGCGTTTGCTGACAGCATGGGGGACGTTAAGGACGAGCAAGCTCCTGGATGGAGCATGGCTACTGCAGACATGAAACTTGAATACCTGCTGTACGGCCACAGGGACCAGTTCGCCTGCCAGGTTTGCGGGAAGACCTTCGTGGACGAGAACCGACTGAggaaacatgaaaagctgcattcTGCTGAGAGACCGTTCATATGTGAGAGATGCACCAAAGCATTCACCACACAGGCCCACTTGAAAGAGCATTTAAAAATCCACACTGGCTTCAAACCCTACAGATGCGAAGACTGTGGCAAGTCTTTCATCCGCGCCCCAGATCTGAAGAAACACGAGAGGGTGCACAGCAACGAGCGGCCCTTCAACTGCCACATGTGTGAGAAAGCTTTTAAACACAAGTCCCACCTGAAGGACCACGAACGGCGACACCGAGGCGAGAAGCCTTTCAGGTGTAGCTCCTGCACCAAGGCCTTTGCCAAAGCGTCAGATCTCAAGAGACATGAGAACAACATGCACAGTGAAAGGAAGCAGCTGTCTGCAAACAGCTTGCAGAGTGAGACTGAACAGCTGCAAGCGGCAGCGATGGCAGCGGAGGCCGAGCAGCAACTGGAATCCATAGCATGTTCATAA